A genomic stretch from Numida meleagris isolate 19003 breed g44 Domestic line chromosome 2, NumMel1.0, whole genome shotgun sequence includes:
- the LOC110395190 gene encoding PHD finger protein 7-like yields the protein MCSRRWEAPSWREPVCMLCGQTDADPDICGPKHVDFGMCAHAFCMAFSPGLFQQARIVNRTAEVCPEDVRRIIQEAEQKHCFICGEVGATITCAETGCEYGFHLPCTQEGECVTQYYGEYSSFCQKHSPKQAVEAAPVQNTNCIICMEPVGDKKSYHTLVCPACKHAWFHRACIQGQAIRAGIDCFQCPLCRDTDVFLSDMLIMGIRIPLSGPTWEDGNAYASLGERHRRCDASECLYSQGREQAEEEGPWELLLCSSCAAEGTHRHCSYLSNNTDTWECKACAGMGAASSVNSELAGPSTTRHNGLVPSHSSTVPESNSSSTTSQAASGPVYSSQVPESGSQSS from the exons ATGTGCTCAAGGAGGTGGGAGGCTCCCAGCTGGAGGGAGCCAG TATGCATGCTGTGCGGCCAGACAGATGCGGATCCAGACATCTGTGGACCCAAGCATGTGGACTTTGGGATGTGTGCCCATGCATTTTGTATG GCATTTTCCCCGGGCCTTTTTCAGCAAGCAAGAATAGTGAATAGAACTGCAGAGGTGTGCCCTGAAGACGTCAGACGCATAAtccaggaggcagagcagaag cactgcttcaTTTGTGGTGAAGTGGGGGCCACTATCACCTGTGCAGAGACGGGCTGTGAATATGGTTTCCATCTGCCCTGCACCCAGGAGGGTGAATGTGTCACCCAGTACTATGGAGAGTACAG TTCATTCTGCCAGAAGCACAGCCCTAAGCAGGCAGTGGAGGCAGCTCCAGTGCAGAATACCAACTGCATCATCTGCATGGAGCCTGTGGGGGACAAGAAGTCCTACCACACCCTGGTGTGCCCAGCCTGCAAACATGCCTGGTTCCACCGGGCCTGCATCCAG GGACAGGCCATCCGAGCAGGCATTGACTGCTTTCAGTGCCCCCTCTGCAGAGATACAGATGTCTTTCTATCCGACATGCTCATTATGGGGATCCGAATCCCACTCAG TGGACCAACATGGGAGGACGGCAATGCATACGCTTCGCTGGGAGAGAGGCACAGGCGCTGCGATGCCAGCGAGTGCCTTTACTCAcaaggcagggagcaggcagaggaagaggg gccctgggagctgctcctgtgcagctcctgtgctgcagaaggcaCTCACCGGCACTGCTCCTACTTGAGCAACAACACAGACACTTGGGAGTGCAAAGCCTGTGCTGGCATGGGTGCTG CCTCCAGTGTCAACTCAGAGCTCGCCggccccagcaccaccaggcACAATGGACTGGTGCCATCCCACAGCTCCACAGTGCCTGAGAGCAACAGCTCCAGCACCACCAGCCAGGCAGCATCAGGGCCTGTTTACAGTTCCCAGGTGCCTGAGAGCGGCAGCCAGTCCAGTTAG